One Raphanus sativus cultivar WK10039 unplaced genomic scaffold, ASM80110v3 Scaffold1360, whole genome shotgun sequence DNA segment encodes these proteins:
- the LOC130504112 gene encoding secretory carrier-associated membrane protein 2-like: MARQDPNPFADEEINPFANNTSVPPASNSHLKPLPPEPHDRGDTVDIPLGSTQDLRAKQMELQAKENELKRKEQELKRREDAIARSGVVIEEKNWPEFFPLIHHDISNEIPIHLQKIQYVAFASLLGLIACLLWNIVAVTVAWINGGGPTIWLMSIIYFISGVPGAYVLWYRPLYRATRTDSALKFGTFFLFYMFHIAFCGFAAVAPPVVFRGKSLTGFLPALEFLTSNVVVGILYFIGAGFFCIETLLNIWVIQQVYAYFRGSGKAAQMKREATNSALMRAL, encoded by the exons AATAATACAAGTGTTCCTCCTGCAAGCAACTCCCATCTCAAGCCGCTTCCACCTGAACCACATGATCGTGGTGACACAGTTGATATCCCTTTGGGTTCCACCCAG GATCTTCGAGCTAAACAGATGGAACTACAGGCTAAGGAGAACGAACTGAAACGGAAAGAGCAG GAGCttaaaagaagagaagatgcaATAGCACGAA GTGGAGTTGTCATTGAGGAGAAGAACTGGCCAGAGTTTTTTCCTCTAATTCATCATGACATTTCTAACGAGATTCCTATTCACTTACAGAAGATACAATATGTCGCATTCGCCTCATTATTAG GGTTGATAGCATGCCTCTTGTGGAATATTGTGGCAGTAACTGTAGCTTGGATCAACGGAGGAG GTCCCACTATATGGCTTATGTCAATCATCTACTTCATTTCTGGTGTCCCTGGGGCTTACGTCTTATGGTATCGTCCTCTTTACCGCGCTACCAG AACTGATAGTGCCCTGAAGTTTGGAACTTTCTTCTTGTTTTACATG TTTCACATTGCGTTCTGCGGCTTTGCTGCAGTTGCTCCACCAGTCGTCTTTCGAGGAAAGTCTCTCAC AGGTTTCTTGCCAGCACTTGAGTTTCTAACCAGTAATGTTGTGGTTGGG ATATTGTATTTCATTGGGGCGGGGTTCTTCTGCATCGAAACACTTCTCAACATTTGGGTGATTCAGCAAGTATATGCATACTTCCGCGGGAGCGGCAAAGCTGCACAGATGAAGCGTGAAGCTACAAACTCGGCGTTGATGCGTGCACTATAG